A single Triticum dicoccoides isolate Atlit2015 ecotype Zavitan chromosome 2A, WEW_v2.0, whole genome shotgun sequence DNA region contains:
- the LOC119358433 gene encoding putative receptor-like protein kinase At4g00960 gives MPRYKLVVEVVGARGLMLKDSQGPLSARVQLRFDGHRLCTAIRENDLNPVWNERFYFDVSDPSTLDELCLEAYVYHVEKSTEGGTEGGDGSSSFLGGVQIACSTIADLSDVVISQYYKLETRTLQKHSLLRCVSGKLGLKLYLATSDSSVKASEPPPHRLMDNVICSFSAPLLQEDQSPTPHDIPLQYLKEITNNFSDERILGQGGYGVVYKGVQRNGEAIAVKKIVSFLMSSQKQFENEVYHLMMLKHRNIVRFVGYCYETKNECLEYKGKYVFAEMVEKLICLEYMPNGSLDKYISDESSGLNWSTRYKIIEGICYGLHHLHTEIDKPIIHRDLKPSNILLDDGMVPKITDFGLSRLFGQQTICTSSRDGTFGYMAPEFLHGGTMTPKSDIFSLGVLILEVITGHRDYPDVTRTPSDDFIELMVEKWRNVLQRSPGYGSLETCCKQIKKCLQVGLLCVNPDRTKRPPITNIISVLQESESIGCDISNEAALLVGQAYI, from the exons ATGCCAAGATATAAGCTTGTCGTGGAAGTTGTGGGTGCTCGTGGCCTGATGCTTAAGGATAGCCAAGGTCCCTTGAGCGCCCGTGTCCAGCTTCGCTTTGATGGACATCGGCTCTGCACGGCTATCAGGGAGAATGATCTAAACCCGGTATGGAATGAGCGTTTTTACTTCGACGTGTCTGATCCATCAACTCTTGACGAGCTTTGTCTTGAAGCATATGTCTACCACGTCGAAAAATCCACAGAAGGTGGCACAGAAGGTGGTGACGGATCCTCCTCCTTCCTTGGCGGGGTCCAAATTGCTTGTTCCACAATCGCAGACCTCTCTGATGTTGTAATATCACAATATTACAAGTTGGAGACGCGCACGCTGCAGAAGCATTCACTTCTCCGGTGTGTCAGTGGGAAGTTGGGTTTGAAATTATACCTCGCCACCAGTGATTCCTCTGTCAAAGCATCGGAACCTCCTCCACATCGGCTGATGGATAATGTGATATGCTCCTTCTCGGCACCACTGTTGCAGGAGGATCAGAGTCCAACACCGCATGATATACCATTACAATATTTGAAAGAAATCACAAACAACTTCTCTGATGAGCGAATCCTTGGTCAAGGTGGTTACGGTGTGGTATACAAG GGAGTGCAACGAAATGGGGAAGCAATTGCTGTCAAGAAGATCGTGTCTTTCTTAATGTCAAGCCAGAAACAATTTGAAAACGAGGTCTATCATCTTATGATGCTTAAGCACCGCAATATAGTGCGATTTGTAGGCTACTGCTACGAAACAAAAAATGAGTGTTTAGAGTACAAGGGGAAATATGTTTTTGCTGAGATGGTGGAAAAGTTAATTTGCTTGGAGTATATGCCCAACGGAAGCCTTGATAAGTATATCTCGG ATGAATCTTCTGGACTTAATTGGAGCACACGCTATAAAATTATCGAGGGGATCTGCTATGGTTTACACCATCTTCATACAGAAATTGACAAGCCTATTATTCACCGGGACCTAAAACCTTCAAACATATTGCTCGATGATGGTATGGTGCCGAAAATCACAGACTTTGGTCTGTCAAGACTGTTTGGTCAACAAACTATTTGCACCTCATCTCGTGATGGGACATT TGGTTACATGGCACCGGAATTTTTGCACGGAGGTACAATGACACCAAAATCAGATATATTCAGTTTGGGTGTACTTATCTTGGAGGTCATAACAGGACATAGGGACTACCCCGACGTTACTAGAACACCTTCAGATGACTTTATCGAGCTT ATGGTTGAGAAATGGAGAAATGTGTTGCAGAGATCACCGGGGTATGGATCCCTAGAAACATGTTGCAAGCAAATAAAGAAATGTCTCCAGGTAGGTTTATTATGCGTGAATCCTGACCGCACCAAGAGGCCTCCAATAACGAACATTATCAGTGTGCTCCAAGAATCTGAAAGTATCGGCTGTGACATTAGCAACGAGGCTGCGTTATTGGTGGGCCAGGCATATATATGA